One Corynebacterium yudongzhengii DNA window includes the following coding sequences:
- a CDS encoding sugar phosphate nucleotidyltransferase translates to MAVRDDVDAVILVGGRGTRLRPLTINTPKPMLPTANAPFLKHLLARIKAAGITHVVLGTSYKAEVFEDYFGDGSDMGLEIEYVVEEEALGTGGAIRNVWDKLRNDTVMVFNGDVLGDTDLNAILETHTSKEADLTMHLVRVGDPRAYGCVPTDVDGRVTAFLEKTEDPPTDQINAGCYVFRRELIKDIPQGRVVSVERETFPQFLESGRRVIGHVDVSYWRDMGRPDDFVHGSSDLVRGVARSPLLEGKTGEANVDETAGVAGGVLLLGGTSVGRGAEIGAGSRIDGSVIFPGATIEPGAVIRDSIIAAGATIGANARLSNAVIGEGAQIGARCELRDGMRVWPGVVIPDNGVRFSTDA, encoded by the coding sequence ATGGCCGTGCGAGACGACGTTGATGCGGTGATTCTGGTCGGTGGTCGTGGTACCCGCCTGCGTCCGCTGACGATCAACACCCCGAAGCCGATGCTCCCGACGGCGAATGCGCCGTTTCTGAAGCACCTGCTAGCGCGCATCAAGGCGGCCGGGATCACGCACGTGGTGCTGGGCACGTCGTATAAGGCGGAGGTCTTCGAGGATTACTTCGGCGATGGCTCGGACATGGGCCTGGAGATTGAGTACGTCGTCGAGGAGGAGGCCCTCGGCACGGGCGGGGCGATCCGCAACGTCTGGGACAAGCTGCGCAACGACACCGTCATGGTCTTCAATGGCGACGTGCTGGGCGATACGGATCTCAACGCGATCCTCGAGACGCACACCTCCAAAGAGGCTGATCTCACCATGCATCTCGTGCGCGTCGGCGATCCCCGCGCCTATGGCTGCGTGCCCACGGATGTCGACGGCCGCGTCACCGCCTTCCTCGAAAAGACCGAGGACCCGCCGACCGATCAGATCAACGCCGGCTGCTACGTCTTCCGTCGCGAACTGATCAAGGACATCCCGCAGGGGCGCGTCGTCTCCGTAGAGCGCGAGACTTTCCCGCAGTTTTTGGAAAGCGGCCGCCGCGTGATCGGCCACGTCGACGTCTCCTACTGGCGCGATATGGGCCGCCCGGACGATTTCGTCCACGGCTCCTCCGACCTGGTGCGCGGCGTCGCCCGCTCCCCGCTGTTGGAAGGCAAGACGGGCGAGGCGAACGTCGACGAGACCGCCGGCGTTGCCGGGGGAGTGCTGCTTTTGGGCGGCACCTCGGTGGGGCGCGGCGCGGAGATCGGTGCGGGCTCGCGTATCGACGGCTCCGTCATCTTCCCCGGCGCCACCATCGAGCCGGGCGCGGTCATTCGCGACTCGATCATCGCCGCCGGCGCCACCATCGGGGCGAACGCCCGCCTGTCGAATGCGGTGATCGGCG